The DNA segment AACTGCAACAGTATCTGGAAGAGGTGTATTGATGAAATCAAAGAAAGAGAAGAGGAAGGACAAAGAAATCTGCAAAGACTTCTACAACAAGTGTCGGAACTATCATAGAAACTTGTCCAAGATAGAAGCGAACCGGTTGAAGTATGAGGAAATAATGAACGATATGTATGGTGTGAGCTCAGTTGTAATGAAGGATGTTATCATTGAGAATGCTGGTGACCCAAGCCATGTATGGGATCATTACTTGGTCGAAAAGAAAGATGAGCTTTTATTGGAGAGAGCTGCATTGCTATACGATACAGTGATTGTGAATAAGGTGCTTAATAATATTGCTGATGGTGAAGTAGTCGATATGATAACTGAATGCTATATTGACAGAAACAAAAGGCATGATGATATAGCGTATGACCATAATCGGAGCAAAGGGAAAATGTACCGTGATATGAATGAAGAAATTCTGAAAATTTTGAAATAATGGAACTCAGTTCTACATTTTCCGTGGTATTATGATAGCGTAGAAGTACGGGGGATGAGGTGCAATACTCTTCCTTCTGCTTCACTTTTCTCCCTTACGGTTTACTTACGCGGCATCTTCGGATGCCTGCCGTAATCTACAGGCGATTCCCCCACCCGTATATCGTCTGTAGATTAGGGTAGTAGGTTTCTTGCTTTAGAGATACACCCAAAAGTCAATATCAAAGCAGGGAAGGACCTCATACTAATGAGAAAACCTGCTAGATATATTGGTTGCCCTGGTGGCGGAATAACCAAAAGGAAAAGCGGTAAGGAATCCTAAGCGGACTTACCAGCATAAAAGCTCCTAATGGGGCTTTTTATTTATCGTGATATGTTGTATGCTTTAGATAGAGGTGATAATATAATGGCTATTTTCGTAGATGTTTACTGTCCTTATTGTGGCAAAAACAAGCAAAGTATCAGAGTAGACGGAGAACCAGGTTGTGTATATCACAAAGTATGTGCAGTATGTCGCAAAAAATACAAATTGAAACCTGGTAACGGTACCGTTAAAATCGAAAAGGAAGACTAGAAAAGCACCTAATGAGGTGCTTTTAATTTAGTTTTGTTACATAGATAATGTAATAATATAGATTATAATTTAAAAGTGAGAGGATGTGTGATAAAATGTACTTAAGAAAAAGCAAATTTAAAGGGGATTTTATCATGATATCTGAAAAACTTATTATGCGGTTTGGTGGGGAGAATGATATTGATTTAGAAACATTATCTGTATCGTTAAACGCCACAGTTGATACATTGAAGAATTTATCTAATAATCTGATAAGTGAGAATGATTTTTGTAAATTTAAGGTTTTGAACATACAGAAGGGTAGTTTTGTAATAGATATTGAGCAAATAATGGAAATTGCTCCAACAATTATACCTATGGTACCTACCGTCATACAAGCTTATAAAGAAGTGTTAGAAATAAGAAAATTTCTAAAAGGAAATCCTCCCAAAGAACTCATTAAGAATGATGATGTAACTAAAATAGAAAATAAATACGGCGATATTTATTATGCTAATACAATGACTGTAAATATATACAATAACGATGTTGAAAAAGGAATGGCTACTACAGCAAAAACTGTTTTAAATGATAATGATAGAACAGGTCTATCTTACGAATTTGTTGATGAAAAAGGAAACAAAGATTATTTGGATTTAAATAGGGAAAATCTATCTTATTTATCAATTCCTCAAGATGTAGATAAATTTAATAAAGAGATAGAGGAGAACGAAGTTATAACATGGGTTAAAGTAAATAAACCAGATTTAAATGGAAAGTCGCAATGGGGGCTGACTTTTAATGGTAAAAAGATATCTTGCATCATCAGTGATCAAGATTTTCTAGATAAGGTGCATGACGATGAAATTCCATTTCTGAGTAATACAAAATTATATGTGAAAATGGTAGTAAGATACAAAATTAGAAGATTAGAAAGTGGCGATTCTTCTGAGATAATCAGCAGGAATATTATTAAGGTATTTGAGATACATAATGATTAGCACCTAAAGGGTGCTTTTCTTTTAGCAAGAAAGGAATGATAACGTGATATACATAAACAAGAAAACAGGAGAAAAAGTAAGAGCTGAACAGCTTTCTCCCAAAAACATCATCGCCAGATATGCCAGCGTTACAGTGAAAAGCAAAGAAGGCGCTATAGTAAACATGGAGGCCGGAGATTGGGTTGTGCAAAATGGAACTAAGGTTTATGTCGTACGTAAAGAGATGTTTAATAAGCTGTATAAAAGGGTTGTGCCACATCAGACATTAAAATATGTGGATGCAGATACAGTAGCACCCGGAGCAGAGCCTGTACTCATGCCAGCAACTTAAAACGAAGAAAGGAGAGTGATCTAATGAGCAATAATCTAAACACCTTAATAAACAAGCTGCAGAAGGCATTAAAAGCCAAAGGCAAAGTGTATTGTATCAACAGGTCACAATTCTATTCAGATAAGCACGATTGCATATGTACTAAGTATACAGTATTTACAACATACATAGATGCAGATGGAGAAAAGCAGAAAGATAGCTATTACTTTGATAAAGCATTAGACGTGGTTCAATTCCTCGCTGACTTATTAAGGGATGATAGCTCGTGAAAATAAATGAGAAACAAAAGGCGTTTGTGTTGTATCTATGTAAGGATAACCTTTCACAAACCGATGCTTATATAAAGGCTGGATATAGCCCAAAAGGAGCAAGGGCTGGTGCTGCTCGTCTGTTAACAAACGTTAGCGTCCAAGAATACATGAAAAAGGTCATGAAAAAGGTCGAAGATAAGAAAATCGCCGACATTAAAGAAGTCATGGAGTTTTATACTGCAGTCATGCGTGGAGCTGAAAAGGACCAGTTTGGATTAGATGCAGCCCTGCGAGATAGACTTGACGCCAGCAAGGAACTAGTTAAACGTCTTGAGAAGATTGATGACAAGAATACTGGAGACGAAAAGGTTATGATCATAAATGACATCTAAAGTAGTTAAGCTGAGTGACATTATCATTCCAAAATTTCAACCACTTGTAAATGACCGAGAACATATGCACCAGATACTTACATCGGGACGAGCAGGAACTAAATCGTCAGCAATGGCGATTATGGCAGATTTTCTTTTAGTGTCCGAACCACATTCGGCCGCTGTGATAATGCGTAAGCACCATAACCAATTACGTAAAACTGTGTATAGAGAATGTGAGAGGGCTATTAAGCGCTTGGGTTTAAGCAAAGATTTGTTTAAAATAACTAAAAGCCCCATGCAGATAACCTATAGACCTAATGGCAATACTATATATTTTACTGGTTCTGATTCTATCGATGATACAAAAGGTATGATCGATGCAGAAAATAAAATAAAGCTCGTAGTCCTAGATGAATTAACGGAGTTTTTTGACAAAGGGGAAGGTGCCGATGAAATAGCGAACATAGAAGCTACGTTTGTTCGAGGGAATGATGATTTCTTTCGCATTATGTACTTATTCAATCCACCGAAGAATGAACAGGCGCCAGTTATGAAATGGCTGAGGAGCATGGAAAAACGTTCTGATGCCATCCACGCACATGTTACATACAAAGATGTACCAGTAGCATGGCTTGGGAAAAAACTTATACAATCAGCTGAGGCTATGCTGCAGGCTGATCCAGAAATGTATAAGTGGGTATGGCTAGGTATGTGTACCGGGCTGGCAGAAGTTGTTTACTATATGTTTAAAAAAGACCATGAAATAGAAAAAGCGTCTTATGAGGATTTGATACATATAGGGATTGGCATTGATTATGGTCAGCTGAACGCTACGACGTTCCAGGCGTTTGGGTTAAATCAAAGCAAAATGAGAGTTGAAGGACTGCCAGAATATTATCATTCGGGCCGAGAAAGTGGCCATCAGAAGCCGCCGAGTGAATACGCCAAAGATTTTAAAGAATATTATGAAGAAATCGAACGTTTGACGGGGAAAAGGATAGAAGCTGTGTTCATAGATCCATCTGCACGAGGACTTGCTGAGGAAATCAAACGTATACTGCCGAGAGCTAAAATAAAACCAGCCGAGAATTCTGTGAAACTTGGAATCGAACGGACACAGAAGTTTTTTTCTTTCATGAAGCTATTCATATGCAAGAAACAGAGGCATCTAAAGGAAGAGCTTGGATTGTATAAATACAACAAGGATTTGCTGGATAAAGGCAAAGAAGAAGTAGTGAAGACAAATGACCACTGCTGTGATGCAATGAGATACTACATCATGGGTATGTGGCGCTATCTTAGATTATTGTTACCAGTGACGGAAAGAGGTGATAAATAATGGATTTAAAATCTGATGGAATAAAGGAAAAACTGGGAATCAACATCGCTGTAACGCCAAAAATGAAGCAGGCAATCAGAAGGTGGCAAAAAGCCTATATCAACGAATCAGACTGGCTGAACAAGGATGTTAAAACTTTGAATATAGCCGCATCGGTTGCAAGCGAAATCGCACGACTTGTTACGATCGAGAATACGATTGAGATAAGCGGTTCTGAGCGGGCAGATTTCATAGGGGAACAGCTTAATGGATTTAAAAGCAATAAAAAGAATATCATCGAAATCGCCTGTTCTGTTGGAGGCGTGGTGTTTAAACCATATGTGAGTAATGATAATATACTGCTTGATTTTACATATCAAGATGAAATGCTTCCTTTCCGATTTGATGATAACGGGAAAATCACCGGCATCATATTTCCGTCGTATAAATTTCAAGGTAACAGGAAATATACTAGGTTGGAAATACATGATTACAAGAATGAAAAAAGCTATAGGATTCAGAATAAATGCTTTATGTCAAAAGATGTATCGATTGATACGAACGAGATACGCAATCTTGGAATAGAAGTACCGCTCAGCAGTATAGAAGAATGGACAGATATTGAACCGGATGTGAATATTTCTGGTGTAGACGGGCCATTTTTTTCTTTCTTTAAAATTCCGATTGCAAACAATATAGAGCGTAAAAGCCCCTTGGGTGTATCTGTATATGCAAGGGCCATTGAAGATATCAAAAAAGCAGATATACAAGCATCACGTATGGACTGGGAATTCGAAAACAAAGAAACAGCGATAGAGGTAGATACTTCTATGATCGAGGAAGATATCTACGGAACGAAAATGCTGCCAAAAGGAAAAGAGAGATTGTTCAGAACGTATGACGGGTATACTATTTCCGATACAGGTGCAAAATTATTTAAGCATTTCAGCCCTGAAATTCGTGACGAATCATTTTCGCGAGGACTAGATAAGATACTCAAAAGAATAGAGTATAATTGCGGTCTTGCTTATGGCACGCTGAGCGATCCTCAGAACGTTGATAAAACAGCCGAAGAAATCAAAAGCAGCAAACAGAGGTCTTACCAATTAGTAAAAGACATCCAGGAATCGCTTGAAATCGCTATATCGAATCTGGTGCATGTAATGGATAACATGTGTACAGCTCATGGACTTGTGCCAGATGGTGCTATACAGGAGATTTACAGCTGGGATGATAGTATTATTGTGGATGCTGAAAAAGAGCAGGAGAACGACCGCAAAGACGTTGCAATGGGTGTTATGAGCTTGCTGGAATACAGAATGAAGTGGAAGGGCGAGGATGAGAAAACGGCATTGAAAAACCTTCCACAGCAGGCTGATGTGATGCCATGACACCAAATGACATTGAGCGTTTCGGGTATGGTAATGAGGCGTTTTTCTTAGACTTGGAACAGCGTATTATGTTGGATGTTGTAAGACGTCTAAAAGATGCAAAAGTTATTACACGTACAGCAGACTTTCAACTGAACCGGTTATCCGATTTAGGTTACAGTGACCAAGAAATCAAAGACATGCTGCAGGAAACGCTCAACGCATCAGATGCGTATATAGATTCCATTTACGATAAAGCATTGAAAACAGAATATATAGACAACGAAGCTCTATATAAAGCTGTGGGAAAGTCGTTCATACCTTACGAAAAGAATGCGTTTGTAAGGCAACTTGTAATGGCAGCCAGGAAACAAACAAAAAATGAAATGCGGAACATTACGAAAACGATGGGATTCGTGGTAAACGATAGAAACGGTCAGGTATTCAAGGAGTTGTCGAAGTTTTACAAAGATACTCTCGACGAAGCTATGACAGATATAACCACAGGATCATTTGACTATAACACGACACTCAGAAAAACCGTAAGACAAATGACAAACAGCGGCATCCGCTGGATTGATTACGAATCTGGTCATCACAACAGGATAGTGGTAGCGAGCCGCAGGAGCGTTTTCACTGGCCTCGGAAACCTTGCGGGGCAGATGGCCGAATATAACGCAGAGCAGCTTGGTACCAGCGATTACGAGGTAGCATGGCACGCAAATGCAAGACCAACGCATAGGGCTTGGCATGGCCAGGTATGGAGTCGGGAAGAGCTTGCGACTGTATGTGGGCTTGGCACAGCAGACGGTCTTTTAGGCAATAATTGCTATCACCTATACTATCCATTTATCAAAGGTGTATCAAAACGTAACTGGTCTGATTCTTGGCTGCGGCAGTAAAATGAAAAAGAAGATCAGATTCGTACCTTTGCTGGTAAAGAATATACAGCATATACAGCCACACAACGCCAACGAGTGCTGGAAACGCGCATGCGAGCGCAGCGTGAATCAATAAAATTGCTACAGGATGGAGAAGGTGATGCTTTTGATATCCTGACTATGCAGGCACGATACCGTGCTACGATGGACGAGTATGTGAAATTCTCTGATACAATGGAGCTTCGGCAGCAAAAGGAACGCATTTACATGGATTCACTGGGAACGAGGGGGAGCTATAAAAAGAAAGGTGTATTGACCAAGCAGGAATACGGAGCACTCAATCGATACATAAGCAGTGATTCGTATAAAATTAACGAAAAACTGAGAGATAAACAGCAGCTTACTCCAGAAGAAGACAGTTTTGTAAGATATCTTGATGCAGCATTGAGCAAAACAAAGGCTTACAAAGGAGAAGTGAATAGGTCCCTTTCATTTATGTATGATGAGGATATTGATAAATATATAAGTATGCATAAGGCTGGTTTACCGATAAGGTATAATCAATATATATCAACTACCACTGATTTGATGTATAATGAAGATGGACAAGTCCAGATGCATATAAGTTCTCGATATGGAAAAGATATACGGCAATATAATGGCAACGAAAATGAGATTTTATTTGAGAGAGATGCCGTTTTCATGGTAAAAAAGATACTAGAAAAGGATGGTATATGGGATATCTGGCTGGAGGAAAAGAAGCATGGAAAATAAGGAACATAAAAAGTTTTCTCATCCACGATGGACAGAGCCACTCAAACCAGAAAGATTGTATAAGAGTGATCTCACAGAGGAACAATTCAAAGAAATCCACAAGGATATATTAAAAAATTTAAAGGACGGTATCATCTCACAAGAAGATTACGATGAATTCATGAACAATTAAGCACTCATAAACTGGGTGCTTTTTACAAGGAGAAAAGGATATGAGAAAAATTATGATTACCGCCATGTGCGGTATTTTCTTAGTAGGTTGTGCACAGGTAAATGAAGCAAAAGACGACATGAGCACTTATACAAAAGAAGAAACAAAGTGCATTGAAGGGCATAAAATTTGGATTTACAGAATTGGAAAAAACGGTTCATCAAGTATTACATCACAGATTATCGGAGAATGTAAGGCGGATGAGTGATGTGTCGTCATGCGTATACTTATCATAAAATAGAATATTTTGATAAAAAACTTAATTGCAGGGTTGTGAAATATCACGATACCTGCATTTTTTGTGGACACAGAACACCAGAAAGGACCAGCTATATGAACGATCCGCCTAAACGTAAGCTACCGTATTTCGGACAATATTTATGAGGTGACACCTCTTAAAAAACTGGGGAATCATTATCGTGCGACACACGTAAAACGGGCAATAGGGCGACACCCTTTAAACAGGAGGATTTATGACAGATTTATTAAGATTCAAGCTCAACATCCAGTTATTTGCTGATAATCCAGCAGACCCACCACAGGACCCGCCAGCAGCAGGCCAGAGCAACAAAAATCCAGAACTCGACTATGACAAACTGGCCGAGGCTATCGAGAAGCGCAAGTCAAGAACAGAGGAGGGTGCACTAAAGGGTATTCTTAAGGAAAAAGGAATCACTGGAAGTGAGATGGATGAGGCGTTAAAAGCGTACAAAGAAGCCAAACAGAATAAAGCAAAAGCTGAACAGGAACGTATTGAT comes from the Erysipelotrichaceae bacterium 66202529 genome and includes:
- a CDS encoding PBSX family phage terminase large subunit, producing the protein MTSKVVKLSDIIIPKFQPLVNDREHMHQILTSGRAGTKSSAMAIMADFLLVSEPHSAAVIMRKHHNQLRKTVYRECERAIKRLGLSKDLFKITKSPMQITYRPNGNTIYFTGSDSIDDTKGMIDAENKIKLVVLDELTEFFDKGEGADEIANIEATFVRGNDDFFRIMYLFNPPKNEQAPVMKWLRSMEKRSDAIHAHVTYKDVPVAWLGKKLIQSAEAMLQADPEMYKWVWLGMCTGLAEVVYYMFKKDHEIEKASYEDLIHIGIGIDYGQLNATTFQAFGLNQSKMRVEGLPEYYHSGRESGHQKPPSEYAKDFKEYYEEIERLTGKRIEAVFIDPSARGLAEEIKRILPRAKIKPAENSVKLGIERTQKFFSFMKLFICKKQRHLKEELGLYKYNKDLLDKGKEEVVKTNDHCCDAMRYYIMGMWRYLRLLLPVTERGDK
- a CDS encoding terminase small subunit; the protein is MKINEKQKAFVLYLCKDNLSQTDAYIKAGYSPKGARAGAARLLTNVSVQEYMKKVMKKVEDKKIADIKEVMEFYTAVMRGAEKDQFGLDAALRDRLDASKELVKRLEKIDDKNTGDEKVMIINDI